AGAAGGAAGAAGAGGAGGAGCACCTTCCCTTTGTGAGAGAGGAGGGTGGTATTGATTTAGAGGAGATCCTCAGCAGACCCTCCCCCGAGGAGGCCATCACCAGCAGACCCACCGGTGCCGATATTCTCGGAGAGATACTCACCAAGGAGGAAGAGGCTCCCAAGGAGAAGCCCAAGCCTGCCCCCAAGCCCAAACCGCCCTCAACCCTTCAGGATATTCTCGGTTCATCGATTCGCCAGGAGGAGCCGACCTACGCGGGGAAGGCCGAGGTTCTAGATGCCTATGGAAACGTCCGTATCCTCCGCGTTAAGGGCGAACCCGTCCCCATATATGAGATACGCCTCCCCAAGCTAAGCCGCGAGGGGGAGGAGCTTTTCAAGAGGATTAAGGACAGAGCGATAACCGAACTTCAGATAGACCCATCTGCCTTTCCAGATATTGAAGAGCGCAGGCGCGTTTTCATGAACGCCGTCAGGAGGATGATAAAGGAGGAGGCTCCCCACTTCTCAGAGGGCAGGGTCGAGGTTCTCACCGAGATGATAGTCCAGTCTATGATAGGCTACGGCAAGCTCGATCCCCTCGTCCGCGATGACAACCTCGAGGAAATCATGGTCATAGGTACCGGCAGGCCCGTTTACGTCTGGCACAGGCGCTTCAATATGTGTAAGACCAACATAGTCTTCCCCGAGGAGAAGGAGATACTCAACATCATCGAGAGGATAGCGAGGGAAGTGGGCAGAAGAATCGACCAGCAGAGTCCACTCCTTGATGCACGCCTCCCTGACGGAAGCCGTGTCAATGCTACCATCCCACCCATCAGCCTCGATGGTCCCACCATAACTATCCGTAAGTTTAAGAAGGATCCGCTCACGATAATCGACCTAATCAAGTATGGGACTATGAACACCGAGATAGCGGCCCTGTTGTGGATATTCGTGGACGGCCTGGGCGTTAAGCCAGCGAACGTTCTCGTCGCGGGAGGTACAGGTTCCGGTAAGACAACAACACTCAACTCCCTTGCCATGTTCATTCCGCCGAGCGAGCGCGTGATAACGATAGAGGACACGGCCGAGCTTCAGCTCCCGGTTGAGCACTGGATCAGGCTAGAGACGAGGCCGCCCAACGTCGAGGGCAAGGGCGAGATAACCATGGACGACCTCGTTAAGAACACCCTTCGTATGCGTCCCGACAGGATCATTGTCGGTGAGGTTCGTGGTCCAGAGGCCAGAACTATGTTCACCGCAATGAACACTGGTCATGACGGCTGTATGGGAACCATACACTCAAACAGCGCGAGGGAAACCATAGTCCGTCTGGAAAGCCCGCCGATGAGCGTTCCCAGGATAATGATACCCGCACTGGACATCATCATTATGCAGGTCAGGTTCCACAGCAGGAAGAAGGGAACCATAAGGCGCATTACAGAGATAGCCGAGATTTCTGGCATTGAGGCCGAAAGCGTCCAGCTCAACAAACTCTACAAGTACGACCCGGCTAAGGATGAGTTGATTCCCACTGGTGTTCCCAGCAGGACACTCAACACACTTGCCCACCACACGGGCATGAGCATATCAGAGCTTGAATTCGAGAAGGAGAAGCGCAGGATAATCTTGGACTGGATGATAGAGCAGGGAATCAGGAGCATCGATAAGGTCGGATACTACATAAGGCAGTTCTACATAGACGAAGAGGCGTTGCTGAAGAGGATTCAGGCAGAGAGCAGCATTGAAACCAGCAAGCAGGTTAAGAATCTGATCTAAGGGTGATAATCGTGGGCGTCGTTAAAGCCATTACCGACTTTTTGGAACGCCTAGGGGGAAAGACGGTAGAGGTCGCTGAGAAGCCCCTGCGCAGAATCCCCCAGGGCAAAAGTGTTCAAGAGAGACTTCGGGCGCTCAAAGAACTGCAGAAGGAAATCGAGAAGGGGAGGGCTGAAGAAGAGAGGGAGAAAGAGATAGAGGAGATCCTGGAATGGAGGAAGAAGGAGATTCAAAAGCCCTTCTCCGAGAGACTTGCAGAGACGGTGCTCCGCTACTTCAAGGGGCCAGTTCAATCGCTCACGAACTCCCTCAAGGGCCTCGACCAGGAGCTCTATCGGGCGAGCATACTGATGCCCCAGGAAAAGTACGTCGCGTTGATGCTGGCGGTTGCGGTGTTTGCGGGCATCTTTGGATTCCTGTTTGCATACCTCTTGTACATCCCACTCGATATGTCGGCCCTCGTGGGATTCCTTGGTTTTGTGGGTGGCTTTATGTATATGCGGTACTATCCGCGCATGGTCTGGAAGCGCAGGGTTGTTGAGGTTGAGAGGGCAATGCCCTACGCCCTGAGGCACATGGCTTCCCTCCTTAGCGCGGGTGTTGGTATATCCGAGGCCCTGCTATCCGTTGCCCGCGCCGATTATGGTGTTATATCTGAGGAGTTTGAGCTCATACTGAGGGATATGAGGACGGGTTCCTCCTTTGAGGATGCCCTCACCAAGTTTGATGAAAAGATGGGCTCCGAGAACGTCAGCCGTGTCGTCAAGCAGATTCTCAGGGCGATAAAGTTCGGCGGAAACCTCTCCGAGATACTCTACAAGCTGGCCGAGGACTTCGCCTTTGAGTACCGGATGAAGCTCATAGAGTACGTCCAGAGGGTCAACGGTATAGCCTTCATCTACATGTTCATGACAATAGTCATGCCCACCATGTTCGTCGTTGGAATACTGGCTGGTTCAGTTATGGCCCAACAACTTATAATGCCCCCCGAAACCCTTGCAGTAATATTGCTCTTCGCCTTCCCGGCGCTATCTTTCATAGTGGTCAATATGATTAAGAAGGGAGAGCCGAGGTGACAATGATGGCGGGAGGATTGTCAGGAGCGTTGATTAAGGTCATTGAGAGGATAGTTCCCAAGCGGTGGATGAGGCGCTACGAGGTGTTCATATACTCCTCGGGAATAAACTTCCTCGCCGCCGAGTACCTCATCGTCTCCCTCCTGGTCGGCATAATCGGCGCTCTCGTCGTTGACTTGTTCTCCACACTAATTTATGCAGTGATAGCATTCATAGCGCTCTTTGCAGGGATGGCCTTTGGTTATCCCTACTGGAAGATCAGCAAACGCATTGATGAGATGGAGAAAATGTTGCCCGATGCTTTCTTCTACCTGGCCAGTTCACTTAGGGCAGGTATATCTTTCTCAGAAGCACTAGAGGAGCTAACGACGGCCAAATTTGGTGCACTGACTGAGGAGTTCAAAAAAACCGTCGCCGAGATAAAGAAGGGTCGTCCAACCGTTGAAGCCCTCAGAGCCTTTGCGATAAGGAACAGAAAATCCCCCGTCATCTACCGTTCAATGATGATCATCATCGAGGCTCTTGAGAGGGGTGCGCCGATGAGCGATGTGCTCGTCTATGTTGGAAACGACGTCAGGGAGATACTCAGGATAAAACAGGAGAGGAAGGCCTCAACGGGCATGCAGGTGATGTTCTTCATAATCACCAGTGGATTCATTGGTCCTCTCATACTCGGCATAGTCGCCCAGGTGATGGTGGCTATGAGCACTGGCAACGTGCAGTTCCCAGTGGAGACCGTGAGGACCATACTGCTGGGATTCGTTGCCCTTCAGGCGATAGTTTCGGGCCTTGGAATCGGCGTTATAAGAGAAGGGAAATACTCAGCAGGCATAAAGTACAGCCTGCTGCTCGTGATAATGGGATTGATGATCTTCCAAGGAGCCTCAGGCCTCAACCTCGCCGTCTGAGGCCTCTTCTTTGGCTTTCTGAATGTCCACTATTTCTACCTCGAAGACGAGGGTCTTTCCGGCCAGCGGATGGTTGAAGTCAAGGGTGACGTTCTCCTCACCGACTTTGGCTATCTTCGCTATCCCCGAGTCGGTCATGACGTACATGCCCTC
The window above is part of the Thermococcus sp. MAR1 genome. Proteins encoded here:
- a CDS encoding CpaF family protein; its protein translation is MPDEKKKKKETISWIDEILSGEDDLLENVLKEDKKKEEEEEHLPFVREEGGIDLEEILSRPSPEEAITSRPTGADILGEILTKEEEAPKEKPKPAPKPKPPSTLQDILGSSIRQEEPTYAGKAEVLDAYGNVRILRVKGEPVPIYEIRLPKLSREGEELFKRIKDRAITELQIDPSAFPDIEERRRVFMNAVRRMIKEEAPHFSEGRVEVLTEMIVQSMIGYGKLDPLVRDDNLEEIMVIGTGRPVYVWHRRFNMCKTNIVFPEEKEILNIIERIAREVGRRIDQQSPLLDARLPDGSRVNATIPPISLDGPTITIRKFKKDPLTIIDLIKYGTMNTEIAALLWIFVDGLGVKPANVLVAGGTGSGKTTTLNSLAMFIPPSERVITIEDTAELQLPVEHWIRLETRPPNVEGKGEITMDDLVKNTLRMRPDRIIVGEVRGPEARTMFTAMNTGHDGCMGTIHSNSARETIVRLESPPMSVPRIMIPALDIIIMQVRFHSRKKGTIRRITEIAEISGIEAESVQLNKLYKYDPAKDELIPTGVPSRTLNTLAHHTGMSISELEFEKEKRRIILDWMIEQGIRSIDKVGYYIRQFYIDEEALLKRIQAESSIETSKQVKNLI
- a CDS encoding type II secretion system F family protein; translated protein: MGVVKAITDFLERLGGKTVEVAEKPLRRIPQGKSVQERLRALKELQKEIEKGRAEEEREKEIEEILEWRKKEIQKPFSERLAETVLRYFKGPVQSLTNSLKGLDQELYRASILMPQEKYVALMLAVAVFAGIFGFLFAYLLYIPLDMSALVGFLGFVGGFMYMRYYPRMVWKRRVVEVERAMPYALRHMASLLSAGVGISEALLSVARADYGVISEEFELILRDMRTGSSFEDALTKFDEKMGSENVSRVVKQILRAIKFGGNLSEILYKLAEDFAFEYRMKLIEYVQRVNGIAFIYMFMTIVMPTMFVVGILAGSVMAQQLIMPPETLAVILLFAFPALSFIVVNMIKKGEPR
- a CDS encoding type II secretion system F family protein, yielding MMAGGLSGALIKVIERIVPKRWMRRYEVFIYSSGINFLAAEYLIVSLLVGIIGALVVDLFSTLIYAVIAFIALFAGMAFGYPYWKISKRIDEMEKMLPDAFFYLASSLRAGISFSEALEELTTAKFGALTEEFKKTVAEIKKGRPTVEALRAFAIRNRKSPVIYRSMMIIIEALERGAPMSDVLVYVGNDVREILRIKQERKASTGMQVMFFIITSGFIGPLILGIVAQVMVAMSTGNVQFPVETVRTILLGFVALQAIVSGLGIGVIREGKYSAGIKYSLLLVIMGLMIFQGASGLNLAV